The Campylobacter curvus genome includes the window ATGGTGAGTAACAGCAGAATTTTCTTTGGTATCTTTATATTTGTGGCGCTCTCGCTCGTGATTTATCTGTTTAAGCCGTTTTTACTAGATCTCTTCATCGCTGCACTTTTAGCCGTAGCCACTTCAAACATAAATGTGCTGTTTTTAAAGCTCACAAAAGAGCGCAAAACGCTTTCGGCCGCACTCACGACGGCAGTTTTGTTCACACTTTTCATCGCGCCTTTTTTATACGCAGTGATCGAGCTTACCAGATACGCTTCGACCTTTAATATGAACAACATAACGGGCACGATAGATTACATCAAAAACTACAACTTCGCGCTGCCTTCATCGATCGAGTTTTTAGAGCCGAAATTTAAAGAATTCATCGCTCAGGTCGACATCAAAGCAATCACAGCCAACATTTTGACAAACCTTGCAAATTTAGGCAAACTAAGTGCGAAATTTATCGCCGATGTCGCTTTCATCCTCGTATTTTTCTTTTTTGCGATCCTTTATGGCAACGAGCTTGTCATTTATATGAAAAAGGCGCTTCCGATGAAAGAGAGCGAGAGCGGCTTTATACTAAGCGAGATGGCTAACGTGATGAGCGTGGTGCTTTACTCTATCATCATAAACGCGATCTTGCAAGGGCTTTTGTTTGCCTTCATCACGATCATCTACGACTATAATGGCTTTTTGACGGGTATCTTGTTTGCCTTCATGTCGCTCATCCCGGTAGTGGGCGGGGTCTTAGCCTGGGCGCCTATCAGCCTTTACGAGCTCGCAAACGGCAATGCTACAGGTGCTATCGTCATCGCGCTTTATACGATCATCGTGATCTCGGTCATCGCCGATACGTTTTTAAAGCCGCTGGTGATCAAATTTATAAACGACAAACTAGTAAAGATCCCGACTAAGATCAACGAGCTTTTGATATTTTTCGCGATGATAGCAGGCATCACCACATTTGGCTTTTGGGGGCTCATACTTGGACCTGCGATCGTTACGTTTTTCCTCTCGACCATCAAGCTTTACGTGCTTTTAAAAGAGCGCTCGGTCGTTTGAAATTTCAAATTTAGGATGCAAAATGATCTATGAAGACGAATTTATAAAAGTAGAGCAAGAGGCGAGTGAACTGCCTTGGGTCAAAATTTTCACCCAAAAGCCGTTTAAGGAGCTTAGCGACTGCGACGAGCAAACACGCGCGCATCTGTTTGAAGCGATAATGATGACCGAAAGGGCGATGCTGAAATTTTATAAACCCACAAAGATCAATATCGCAAGCTTTGGCAACTACGTCCCGCACGTGCATATCCATGTCATCGCGCGTTTTAAAGACGATAAATTTTTCCCACAAAGCGTCTGGGGTGAGGTGCAACGCGAAAGCTCGCTAAATTTACCGCAGTTTGAGCGGTTTGCAAAAATTTTAGCCACCGAGCTAAAGGATGAATTTTGCTGAATTTTAGGAAAAACAAGGTCGCTTATATAGTCGTTTTCATCGTATTTTTGGTATTTGGACTGCTTTATGATCTCTACTGCTCTTATGAGCAAGAGCAGCAGCAAAGCAATATGAAGAGCTTTTTTGACTATCACATAAAGCAGCTAAACAAAAATATCGAGGACGCAAAGCTCTCGTCTATGGCGATAGCAGTGCTGCTAGGACAAAACGACAGCATACAAAAATGCCTGCTGAATTTAGACAGGGGCGAATGTATAAAAAACGTGAATAACATCGTAAATACGCTAAGCGCGGTCTCGATGTATAACAATATAAAAATTCATCTGCATACAAAAGATCTTAAAAGCTACGTAAGAAGCTGGGATACAAATCAGTTTGGCGACACGCTGACGTCGTTTCGCTATCTGATAAACCAAGCCATAAAAAAGCAAAAACCAGTCGCCGGCATAGAGGCTGGAGTGGCGGGCGTTTATATGCGTGCAGTCTCAAGCGTAGCATACGAGGGCGAAAACATCGGCAGTGTCGAGGTTTTACTAAACTACGAGCATTTGGGGAATTTTTTCAAAGAGCAAGGCATCGACCTTTTCGTGTTGCTTGACAAAAACCAAGCCATCTCGCACAAGCCGGGGCCAAATGACGATCTTTTAAAAGACTATTACATAGAAAATTTAAACAGCGCGAATTTAAATATCCTCGAAATTTTGCGCGGCATAGACTTTGAAAAGACTGATTTTTACGCGTATAAGACGCACTATTTTAGCATGGTGCCTCTCATCGACGCTAGCTCAAAGAGGATAGGATACTACGTGCTTCACATAAACACGGACACCAAAGAGCGCAACATATCGCAAAACTATCTGCACGCCGAGGAGCTGTTTTAAGATGTCTCGCTCGCAAGTAGCGAGTAAGCGAATTTGACTACGCTTAAATTTCAAGAAACATCTTTTAAAATTTTAAACGTATAAAAAAATGTGCTGCCCTCGCCGGGCACGCTCTTTACATCATAGGCGATGTCATTTTTTTTGCAGATTTCAGAGACGATGTTGAGCCCCAGTCCAAAGCCGCCTTGCACCTCATCTTCGCGCTCGTATCGTTTCCAGATACGTTTGGTGTCTTTTATGCCCTCGCCGAAGTCCTGCACGCTAAGCACGGCCGTATCGCCATTTTGAGCTAAATTTATGAAAATTTGCGTATCTTGCGGGCTATATTTTATGGCGTTGGTTATGGTGTTGTCGATGATGCGCTGGGCGGCGAGCTTGCTTATGAGCACGAATACGCCGTCTTTTATGTCGGTGATGAGTTTTATATGTTTAGCCCCGGCGACACTTCTTAAAAACCTGACTCGCTCAAGCGCATACATACCAAGATCCAGCCTCTCTTTTGGGAATTTTATATATCCGCGCTTTATGAAGTATTCCACGTCTTCGTAGGTTATTTGCATCTGCTTAAGCGCATTTTTGATGCGGTTTGTATATTTGTTCTCAAGCCCCAGCATCTCCAAATTTATCCCGGCCACGCCAAGAGGCGTTTTTAGTTCGTGCATGGCGTCGTTAAAGAAGTTGTTCATATATTTTTGCACGTCCTTGTAGGGCTTGACGCTACCAAGGTAGGAGACATAAAGTATAAATGACACCGCCGTTAGTATCAAAGTCAGCATGAGTGCGGTCAAAAACAGCATCTTTTTATGGCTTTGCTCCTGGGCGATCACGATGTAGTAAGGCTGTTTGTCTTTGACAAAAAAGCTCTTGTAAAACAAAAATCCGTCTTGCTCCAGCACTATAAATTTAAAATCTTTAGGTTTCATCGTCAGGTTTGAAACGATAGGGGTGAAATTTTGATCATAAATCGCGTATTTGTAGATAAGCGAGCTTGGCATGCTCTCGTTGCCTAGAAACAGCGTCCTTATGCGCTTTTCGTGTTTTATGAGGCCAAAAAGATTTTTAGAGGTCTCATCTTTTTGGCTTAAATTTAAGATGACGAAGCTTTGAAAGACAAATAGCGCCATTATGATAAATGTCGCTAATATCGGGACTTTAAAGCTTTTTTGCATCTATGCGGTAACCGACTCGTCTTTTTGAGGTGATAAAGTCGTTTGAAGTCTTTTGGCGGATCTTTAGCACGTGCATGCGGATATCGGCGCCGTCTATCTCTTTATCGCCCCAGACTTGCTCTCTGATATCCTCCATGCTCACGTAGGTATTCAAATGAGCGACCAAGCACTGCACGAGCTCGATCTCTTTGGCGCTTAGCTCGATCAATACGCCATTATGATGCAAGGTCTTTTTATTCGCGTTGAAGTCGAAGTCGCCGTTTAGTTTGACGATGTTTTTATCATCCACGCTATAATACTTCCTCATAAGCTCGCCCACGCGAAATTTCAGCTCGGCAAGCTCGAAAGGCTTCTTGAGGTATTCGTTGCATCCTAGCTCGTAGCCTATCGCCATATCGTCTATATCTACAAGCGAGGTCATTATCATTATAGGAGTGTCTAAATTTAGGCTTTTTATGTATTTTATGACCTCGTGTCCGCTAAGATGCGGCACCTTGATATCTAGTATGAAGAGATGGTAAAAATTCTTAGCTATCAGATCACAGGCCATCTGTCCGTCGCTGGCGCATTCGACATCGTAGCCTAGTGTCTGCAAATACTCGCAGACACTTTCGCAAAATTGTAAATCATCCTCTAAAAGTAAAATTTTCAAGTTTTAAGCCCCCGTAAAAATTTGCCCTGCATAAACTATGTAGTATCTTAGCAAAATTACGCCGCAAATTACAATAAACGTGTTAAAAACTATCACGGCAGGCTTAAAAGCGTGTCCTTTTAACGCAGTGAAGTCGATTAATATCGGTAAAATCAGTCCCACGCCAAGCACGCCTATCCAAAAGATAAATGCCAGGTAGTTTGCACTAAGCGCCTCTTTTGCCGCCTTCATGCTGACTTCGCCGCCGTTAAACATCATAGCAAATAGCACGCCAAGAAGCGCGATCTCGCAAACTATCGCAAAAAGATCGAATTTAAGCAAGCTTGAAACCACGTGCCTATCTACGTCCTCTTTAAAAAAGGCCATACCGCAAAGCACACTGGCTGCGATACCAGAGCTAAAACCGGATACCAAAAACAGCACAGGTAGCACCCAAGTATCCCAAAGCGGCACTTTATGCACGGCACTTAGCAAAAAGCCCGTATATACGCCAACTCCGATAGCCAGGACAAAAAGCAAAATTTCTATGAATTTTACCAGGCCAGAGCCGATCAGCAGATCTGAAATTTTACCCGGCAAGACGAAATTTAGCCTCTTTACCTGCGGTGCGAAAGCTACCAGCAAATACACGCAAGCAAGCGGCGTATAGACTAAAAGCAACGCGACGCCGATAGACATCACGGAGGTGAAATTATACTTTAAAAGTATCCAGTAAAAGCTAAGCGGCTTACCAAGATCAAGCACCAAAAGCGATAGTCCCGTTATGATCGCTAGCGGCGCGAGGATGGCTGCAGCCTTAAAGCAAGCGTCAAAGCGAGAGCCGGCTGAAATTTGAGCTAAATTTATAAATTTCCATCTATATTTTATCGCCACCATCATCGCACCCGCAGAAAGCCCCGCCAAAAATAGATACAAGGCTATCGGCCACGGCCAGTAAATTTCAGTGTATTGAGTCATGCTTCCCCACATGTTATTCATGGCTTCCTCCTTTGCGGTTAGCTATCATCGCAAGCTGCGGATGAGTCTTAAACTCGGCTTTTGGCAGATAGACCTTTTTGTTTTTCATGAGCTTTGAAATTTCAGAAT containing:
- a CDS encoding HIT family protein; translation: MIYEDEFIKVEQEASELPWVKIFTQKPFKELSDCDEQTRAHLFEAIMMTERAMLKFYKPTKINIASFGNYVPHVHIHVIARFKDDKFFPQSVWGEVQRESSLNLPQFERFAKILATELKDEFC
- a CDS encoding cache domain-containing protein — protein: MLNFRKNKVAYIVVFIVFLVFGLLYDLYCSYEQEQQQSNMKSFFDYHIKQLNKNIEDAKLSSMAIAVLLGQNDSIQKCLLNLDRGECIKNVNNIVNTLSAVSMYNNIKIHLHTKDLKSYVRSWDTNQFGDTLTSFRYLINQAIKKQKPVAGIEAGVAGVYMRAVSSVAYEGENIGSVEVLLNYEHLGNFFKEQGIDLFVLLDKNQAISHKPGPNDDLLKDYYIENLNSANLNILEILRGIDFEKTDFYAYKTHYFSMVPLIDASSKRIGYYVLHINTDTKERNISQNYLHAEELF
- a CDS encoding response regulator transcription factor; this encodes MKILLLEDDLQFCESVCEYLQTLGYDVECASDGQMACDLIAKNFYHLFILDIKVPHLSGHEVIKYIKSLNLDTPIMIMTSLVDIDDMAIGYELGCNEYLKKPFELAELKFRVGELMRKYYSVDDKNIVKLNGDFDFNANKKTLHHNGVLIELSAKEIELVQCLVAHLNTYVSMEDIREQVWGDKEIDGADIRMHVLKIRQKTSNDFITSKRRVGYRIDAKKL
- a CDS encoding sensor histidine kinase, translated to MQKSFKVPILATFIIMALFVFQSFVILNLSQKDETSKNLFGLIKHEKRIRTLFLGNESMPSSLIYKYAIYDQNFTPIVSNLTMKPKDFKFIVLEQDGFLFYKSFFVKDKQPYYIVIAQEQSHKKMLFLTALMLTLILTAVSFILYVSYLGSVKPYKDVQKYMNNFFNDAMHELKTPLGVAGINLEMLGLENKYTNRIKNALKQMQITYEDVEYFIKRGYIKFPKERLDLGMYALERVRFLRSVAGAKHIKLITDIKDGVFVLISKLAAQRIIDNTITNAIKYSPQDTQIFINLAQNGDTAVLSVQDFGEGIKDTKRIWKRYEREDEVQGGFGLGLNIVSEICKKNDIAYDVKSVPGEGSTFFYTFKILKDVS
- a CDS encoding AI-2E family transporter; translation: MSNSRIFFGIFIFVALSLVIYLFKPFLLDLFIAALLAVATSNINVLFLKLTKERKTLSAALTTAVLFTLFIAPFLYAVIELTRYASTFNMNNITGTIDYIKNYNFALPSSIEFLEPKFKEFIAQVDIKAITANILTNLANLGKLSAKFIADVAFILVFFFFAILYGNELVIYMKKALPMKESESGFILSEMANVMSVVLYSIIINAILQGLLFAFITIIYDYNGFLTGILFAFMSLIPVVGGVLAWAPISLYELANGNATGAIVIALYTIIVISVIADTFLKPLVIKFINDKLVKIPTKINELLIFFAMIAGITTFGFWGLILGPAIVTFFLSTIKLYVLLKERSVV
- the nrfD gene encoding NrfD/PsrC family molybdoenzyme membrane anchor subunit, with the translated sequence MNNMWGSMTQYTEIYWPWPIALYLFLAGLSAGAMMVAIKYRWKFINLAQISAGSRFDACFKAAAILAPLAIITGLSLLVLDLGKPLSFYWILLKYNFTSVMSIGVALLLVYTPLACVYLLVAFAPQVKRLNFVLPGKISDLLIGSGLVKFIEILLFVLAIGVGVYTGFLLSAVHKVPLWDTWVLPVLFLVSGFSSGIAASVLCGMAFFKEDVDRHVVSSLLKFDLFAIVCEIALLGVLFAMMFNGGEVSMKAAKEALSANYLAFIFWIGVLGVGLILPILIDFTALKGHAFKPAVIVFNTFIVICGVILLRYYIVYAGQIFTGA